One window of Pocillopora verrucosa isolate sample1 chromosome 9, ASM3666991v2, whole genome shotgun sequence genomic DNA carries:
- the LOC131777112 gene encoding gamma-aminobutyric acid type B receptor subunit 2 isoform X6, whose amino-acid sequence MILWVLFHIFLLFLTPAQTKSVKSPLYVGSMAPLTGRRAWWGAGITAAMQMAFEYINNDSSILPGYELKLMANDTMGETGLGNKILYGYIKAGRPSIVLGPGRSNVALSVADTAKYWKMIQISASAESGDLSDPVTYPYFFRTIPSISSSKSTFVALAKAFNWKRVSILFYSRDMYIKAATNLKKECERNNITVLSYGSFGDTNDAENQLKHIKDLDARIIFAFLQKTTNVMCLIYKYNLYGNKYGWVIHTPDSREWWKRTFPELDCSAQQVNIAAEYSITVDHLYISKDNVSSISGLTPQQFSKAYEEFANNTSVKTSLYGPFGFDAAWLVALALKTSIEKLSESQLLNIQDFAENNASEIVKESLLTTRFTGVTGEVQLESNGDRTGKFEIFQLRGSVLDPIAFHDATKPDFLSFYNEMEFKWRTDDKSPRDQVLFKDKLIHLSEGNFIVMCVVAGMGIFVCFGFLYFNVANRHIRFIKMSSPNINNAIIVGCILSYISVVLFAIDGERLTSFTCNAKVITLDIGFTVAFGSMFSKTWRVHRITRKIRVQRRVIKDIHLFGMIFVFLFVDIVIIIIWSAVDPLRKDKKYLEDKAVHEQNADVIDRPMVYYCAMNRTVIWLLLVYGFKGILLIFGSFLAWETRKVKIAALNDSHHIGMAVYNVFIVCTIGVPLAIYSDKQAYEFSFYVITISIFFCTTLTLCLVFVPKIRIMKKGNCEDAIERFPTNGIKYETKNLNNFRESLNSAELQKEVKRLRELIAKRWNEKRGHQKCPSIWFPSQVVWSENY is encoded by the exons ATGATTTTATGGGTGCTTTTTCATATCTTCCTCTTGTTCTTAACTCCTGCACAAACAAAATCTGTCAAGTCACCATTGTATGTTGGGTCTATGGCTCCTTTAACTGGTAGGCGCGCTTGGTGGGGCGCTGGAATCACAGCTGCAATGCAAATGGCTTTTGAGTACATTAACAACGACTCCAGTATTTTACCTGGGTATGAGTTGAAATTGATGGCGAATGACACGATG GGAGAAACCGGCTTGGGCAACAAAATCCTTTATGGTTACATCAAAGCAGGCAGACCGTCAATTGTCTTAGGACCTGGCAGATCCAACGTGGCATTGTCCGTGGCAGACACTGCAAAGTATTGGAAAATGATTCAG ATTTCAGCTTCAGCTGAGAGTGGAGACCTTTCCGACCCTGTGACGTATCCTTACTTTTTTCGCACAATTCCCTCTATATCCTCATCCAAATCCACTTTTGTGGCTCTTGCAAAGGCATTTAATTGGAAGCGAGTATCGATCCTGTTTTACAGCAGAGACATGTATATTAAG GCTGCCACCAATCTTAAGAAGGAATGCGAAAGAAACAACATTACTGTCTTGTCGTACGGGAGCTTCGGGGACACCAATGATGCCGAGAACCAATTGAAGCACATCAAG GATCTTGATGCGAGAATCATTTTTGCATTCCTACAGAAGACGACGAATGTTATGTGTTTG ATCTATAAGTACAACTTGTATGGTAATAAATACGGATGGGTAATACATACTCCAGATTCACGAGAATGGTGGAAAAGAACCTTCCCAGAACTTGACTGTTCTGCACAACAAGTAAACATAGCGGCGGAGTACTCCATAACTGTTGACCATCTTTACATAAGCAAAGATAATGTGTCCTCGATATCTGGTTTG ACTCCTCAACAGTTTTCCAAGGCGTATGAAGAGTTTGCAAATAACACAAGCGTAAAAACATCACTTTATGGACCGTTTGGCTTCGACGCGGCCTGGCTGGTGGCACTTGCTTTAAAGACATCCATCGAAAAACTGTCCGAATCCCAGTTGTTGAACATCCAGGATTTTGCAGAAAATAATGCATCTGAAATTGTTAAAGAGAGTCTGCTAACGACGAGATTTACAGGGGTGACG GGTGAGGTACAACTTGAGAGCAATGGAGATAGGAcagggaaatttgaaatttttcaacttAGAG GAAGTGTACTTGATCCTATTGCCTTTCACGACGCTACAAAACCCGACTTTCTCTCCTTTTACAATGAAATGGAGTTCAAATGGAGAA CAGATGACAAGTCCCCTCGCGACCAGGTTCTCTTTAAGGACAAACTGATCCATTTATCGGAGGGGAACTTTATCGTTATGTGTGTTGTAGCTGGCATGGGGATTTTTGTCTGCTTTGGATTTCTGTACTTTAACGTTGCCAATAGACACATAAG GTTCATCAAGATGTCCAGTCCTAACATCAACAATGCAATTATTGTTGGTTGTATCTTATCCTACATTTCTGTTGTCTTATTCGCCATCGATGGAGAACGTCTTACCAGCTTTACTTGCAAC GCCAAAGTAATAACCTTGGACATCGGTTTCACAGTAGCTTTTGGTTCAATGTTCTCAAAGACATGGCGTGTTCACAGAATCACAAGGAAGATAAGAGTGCAAAGACGG GTGATTAAAGACATCCACTTGTTTGGAATGATCTTCGTATTCCTGTTTGTCGACAtagttatcatcattatttggTCGGCAGTGGATCCTTTGCGAAAGGATAAGAAATATCTTGAAGACAAG GCAGTTCATGAGCAAAATGCAGACGTCATTGACAGGCCTATGGTTTACTACTGTGCAATGAACAGAACTGTTATTTGGTTGCTTTTGGTGTATGGTTTCAAAGGAATTCTACTCATCTTCGGGTCATTTTTAGCGTGGGAGACTCGTAAAGTCAAGATAGCCGCGTTGAATGACTCGCATCATATAG GCATGGCTGTGTACAACGTGTTTATTGTTTGTACGATAGGAGTTCCTTTGGCAATTTACAGCGACAAGCAGGCCTATGAATTCTCTTTTTACGTTATAACAATTTCAATCTTCTTTTGTACCACTTTGACGTTATGCCTCGTCTTTGTGCCAAAG ATAAGGataatgaagaaaggaaattgtgaAGATGCAATTGAAAGATTCCCAACAAATGGCATAAAATACGAAACCAAAAACCTAAATAATTTTCGTGAAAGTTTGAATAGTGCGGAACTTCAAAAGGAGGTTAAACGACTCCGAGAATTGATAGCAAAG AGATGGAACGAGAAACGAGGGCATCAAAAGTGTCCCAGCATCTGGTTCCCCAGCCAAGTTGTATGGTCTGAAAATTATTGA
- the LOC131777112 gene encoding gamma-aminobutyric acid type B receptor subunit 2 isoform X3, which produces MMHLRCIIMILWVLFHIFLLFLTPAQTKSVKSPLYVGSMAPLTGRRAWWGAGITAAMQMAFEYINNDSSILPGYELKLMANDTMGETGLGNKILYGYIKAGRPSIVLGPGRSNVALSVADTAKYWKMIQISASAESGDLSDPVTYPYFFRTIPSISSSKSTFVALAKAFNWKRVSILFYSRDMYIKAATNLKKECERNNITVLSYGSFGDTNDAENQLKHIKDLDARIIFAFLQKTTNVMCLIYKYNLYGNKYGWVIHTPDSREWWKRTFPELDCSAQQVNIAAEYSITVDHLYISKDNVSSISGLTPQQFSKAYEEFANNTSVKTSLYGPFGFDAAWLVALALKTSIEKLSESQLLNIQDFAENNASEIVKESLLTTRFTGVTGEVQLESNGDRTGKFEIFQLRGSVLDPIAFHDATKPDFLSFYNEMEFKWRNDKSPRDQVLFKDKLIHLSEGNFIVMCVVAGMGIFVCFGFLYFNVANRHIRFIKMSSPNINNAIIVGCILSYISVVLFAIDGERLTSFTCNAKVITLDIGFTVAFGSMFSKTWRVHRITRKIRVQRRVIKDIHLFGMIFVFLFVDIVIIIIWSAVDPLRKDKKYLEDKAVHEQNADVIDRPMVYYCAMNRTVIWLLLVYGFKGILLIFGSFLAWETRKVKIAALNDSHHIGMAVYNVFIVCTIGVPLAIYSDKQAYEFSFYVITISIFFCTTLTLCLVFVPKIRIMKKGNCEDAIERFPTNGIKYETKNLNNFRESLNSAELQKEVKRLRELIAKRWNEKRGHQKCPSIWFPSQVVWSENY; this is translated from the exons ATGATGCATTTGAg gtgTATCATCATGATTTTATGGGTGCTTTTTCATATCTTCCTCTTGTTCTTAACTCCTGCACAAACAAAATCTGTCAAGTCACCATTGTATGTTGGGTCTATGGCTCCTTTAACTGGTAGGCGCGCTTGGTGGGGCGCTGGAATCACAGCTGCAATGCAAATGGCTTTTGAGTACATTAACAACGACTCCAGTATTTTACCTGGGTATGAGTTGAAATTGATGGCGAATGACACGATG GGAGAAACCGGCTTGGGCAACAAAATCCTTTATGGTTACATCAAAGCAGGCAGACCGTCAATTGTCTTAGGACCTGGCAGATCCAACGTGGCATTGTCCGTGGCAGACACTGCAAAGTATTGGAAAATGATTCAG ATTTCAGCTTCAGCTGAGAGTGGAGACCTTTCCGACCCTGTGACGTATCCTTACTTTTTTCGCACAATTCCCTCTATATCCTCATCCAAATCCACTTTTGTGGCTCTTGCAAAGGCATTTAATTGGAAGCGAGTATCGATCCTGTTTTACAGCAGAGACATGTATATTAAG GCTGCCACCAATCTTAAGAAGGAATGCGAAAGAAACAACATTACTGTCTTGTCGTACGGGAGCTTCGGGGACACCAATGATGCCGAGAACCAATTGAAGCACATCAAG GATCTTGATGCGAGAATCATTTTTGCATTCCTACAGAAGACGACGAATGTTATGTGTTTG ATCTATAAGTACAACTTGTATGGTAATAAATACGGATGGGTAATACATACTCCAGATTCACGAGAATGGTGGAAAAGAACCTTCCCAGAACTTGACTGTTCTGCACAACAAGTAAACATAGCGGCGGAGTACTCCATAACTGTTGACCATCTTTACATAAGCAAAGATAATGTGTCCTCGATATCTGGTTTG ACTCCTCAACAGTTTTCCAAGGCGTATGAAGAGTTTGCAAATAACACAAGCGTAAAAACATCACTTTATGGACCGTTTGGCTTCGACGCGGCCTGGCTGGTGGCACTTGCTTTAAAGACATCCATCGAAAAACTGTCCGAATCCCAGTTGTTGAACATCCAGGATTTTGCAGAAAATAATGCATCTGAAATTGTTAAAGAGAGTCTGCTAACGACGAGATTTACAGGGGTGACG GGTGAGGTACAACTTGAGAGCAATGGAGATAGGAcagggaaatttgaaatttttcaacttAGAG GAAGTGTACTTGATCCTATTGCCTTTCACGACGCTACAAAACCCGACTTTCTCTCCTTTTACAATGAAATGGAGTTCAAATGGAGAA ATGACAAGTCCCCTCGCGACCAGGTTCTCTTTAAGGACAAACTGATCCATTTATCGGAGGGGAACTTTATCGTTATGTGTGTTGTAGCTGGCATGGGGATTTTTGTCTGCTTTGGATTTCTGTACTTTAACGTTGCCAATAGACACATAAG GTTCATCAAGATGTCCAGTCCTAACATCAACAATGCAATTATTGTTGGTTGTATCTTATCCTACATTTCTGTTGTCTTATTCGCCATCGATGGAGAACGTCTTACCAGCTTTACTTGCAAC GCCAAAGTAATAACCTTGGACATCGGTTTCACAGTAGCTTTTGGTTCAATGTTCTCAAAGACATGGCGTGTTCACAGAATCACAAGGAAGATAAGAGTGCAAAGACGG GTGATTAAAGACATCCACTTGTTTGGAATGATCTTCGTATTCCTGTTTGTCGACAtagttatcatcattatttggTCGGCAGTGGATCCTTTGCGAAAGGATAAGAAATATCTTGAAGACAAG GCAGTTCATGAGCAAAATGCAGACGTCATTGACAGGCCTATGGTTTACTACTGTGCAATGAACAGAACTGTTATTTGGTTGCTTTTGGTGTATGGTTTCAAAGGAATTCTACTCATCTTCGGGTCATTTTTAGCGTGGGAGACTCGTAAAGTCAAGATAGCCGCGTTGAATGACTCGCATCATATAG GCATGGCTGTGTACAACGTGTTTATTGTTTGTACGATAGGAGTTCCTTTGGCAATTTACAGCGACAAGCAGGCCTATGAATTCTCTTTTTACGTTATAACAATTTCAATCTTCTTTTGTACCACTTTGACGTTATGCCTCGTCTTTGTGCCAAAG ATAAGGataatgaagaaaggaaattgtgaAGATGCAATTGAAAGATTCCCAACAAATGGCATAAAATACGAAACCAAAAACCTAAATAATTTTCGTGAAAGTTTGAATAGTGCGGAACTTCAAAAGGAGGTTAAACGACTCCGAGAATTGATAGCAAAG AGATGGAACGAGAAACGAGGGCATCAAAAGTGTCCCAGCATCTGGTTCCCCAGCCAAGTTGTATGGTCTGAAAATTATTGA
- the LOC131777112 gene encoding gamma-aminobutyric acid type B receptor subunit 2 isoform X1 has translation MMHLRCIIMILWVLFHIFLLFLTPAQTKSVKSPLYVGSMAPLTGRRAWWGAGITAAMQMAFEYINNDSSILPGYELKLMANDTMGETGLGNKILYGYIKAGRPSIVLGPGRSNVALSVADTAKYWKMIQISASAESGDLSDPVTYPYFFRTIPSISSSKSTFVALAKAFNWKRVSILFYSRDMYIKAATNLKKECERNNITVLSYGSFGDTNDAENQLKHIKDLDARIIFAFLQKTTNVMCLIYKYNLYGNKYGWVIHTPDSREWWKRTFPELDCSAQQVNIAAEYSITVDHLYISKDNVSSISGLTPQQFSKAYEEFANNTSVKTSLYGPFGFDAAWLVALALKTSIEKLSESQLLNIQDFAENNASEIVKESLLTTRFTGVTGEVQLESNGDRTGKFEIFQLRGSVLDPIAFHDATKPDFLSFYNEMEFKWRTDDKSPRDQVLFKDKLIHLSEGNFIVMCVVAGMGIFVCFGFLYFNVANRHIRFIKMSSPNINNAIIVGCILSYISVVLFAIDGERLTSFTCNAKVITLDIGFTVAFGSMFSKTWRVHRITRKIRVQRRVIKDIHLFGMIFVFLFVDIVIIIIWSAVDPLRKDKKYLEDKAVHEQNADVIDRPMVYYCAMNRTVIWLLLVYGFKGILLIFGSFLAWETRKVKIAALNDSHHIGMAVYNVFIVCTIGVPLAIYSDKQAYEFSFYVITISIFFCTTLTLCLVFVPKIRIMKKGNCEDAIERFPTNGIKYETKNLNNFRESLNSAELQKEVKRLRELIAKRWNEKRGHQKCPSIWFPSQVVWSENY, from the exons ATGATGCATTTGAg gtgTATCATCATGATTTTATGGGTGCTTTTTCATATCTTCCTCTTGTTCTTAACTCCTGCACAAACAAAATCTGTCAAGTCACCATTGTATGTTGGGTCTATGGCTCCTTTAACTGGTAGGCGCGCTTGGTGGGGCGCTGGAATCACAGCTGCAATGCAAATGGCTTTTGAGTACATTAACAACGACTCCAGTATTTTACCTGGGTATGAGTTGAAATTGATGGCGAATGACACGATG GGAGAAACCGGCTTGGGCAACAAAATCCTTTATGGTTACATCAAAGCAGGCAGACCGTCAATTGTCTTAGGACCTGGCAGATCCAACGTGGCATTGTCCGTGGCAGACACTGCAAAGTATTGGAAAATGATTCAG ATTTCAGCTTCAGCTGAGAGTGGAGACCTTTCCGACCCTGTGACGTATCCTTACTTTTTTCGCACAATTCCCTCTATATCCTCATCCAAATCCACTTTTGTGGCTCTTGCAAAGGCATTTAATTGGAAGCGAGTATCGATCCTGTTTTACAGCAGAGACATGTATATTAAG GCTGCCACCAATCTTAAGAAGGAATGCGAAAGAAACAACATTACTGTCTTGTCGTACGGGAGCTTCGGGGACACCAATGATGCCGAGAACCAATTGAAGCACATCAAG GATCTTGATGCGAGAATCATTTTTGCATTCCTACAGAAGACGACGAATGTTATGTGTTTG ATCTATAAGTACAACTTGTATGGTAATAAATACGGATGGGTAATACATACTCCAGATTCACGAGAATGGTGGAAAAGAACCTTCCCAGAACTTGACTGTTCTGCACAACAAGTAAACATAGCGGCGGAGTACTCCATAACTGTTGACCATCTTTACATAAGCAAAGATAATGTGTCCTCGATATCTGGTTTG ACTCCTCAACAGTTTTCCAAGGCGTATGAAGAGTTTGCAAATAACACAAGCGTAAAAACATCACTTTATGGACCGTTTGGCTTCGACGCGGCCTGGCTGGTGGCACTTGCTTTAAAGACATCCATCGAAAAACTGTCCGAATCCCAGTTGTTGAACATCCAGGATTTTGCAGAAAATAATGCATCTGAAATTGTTAAAGAGAGTCTGCTAACGACGAGATTTACAGGGGTGACG GGTGAGGTACAACTTGAGAGCAATGGAGATAGGAcagggaaatttgaaatttttcaacttAGAG GAAGTGTACTTGATCCTATTGCCTTTCACGACGCTACAAAACCCGACTTTCTCTCCTTTTACAATGAAATGGAGTTCAAATGGAGAA CAGATGACAAGTCCCCTCGCGACCAGGTTCTCTTTAAGGACAAACTGATCCATTTATCGGAGGGGAACTTTATCGTTATGTGTGTTGTAGCTGGCATGGGGATTTTTGTCTGCTTTGGATTTCTGTACTTTAACGTTGCCAATAGACACATAAG GTTCATCAAGATGTCCAGTCCTAACATCAACAATGCAATTATTGTTGGTTGTATCTTATCCTACATTTCTGTTGTCTTATTCGCCATCGATGGAGAACGTCTTACCAGCTTTACTTGCAAC GCCAAAGTAATAACCTTGGACATCGGTTTCACAGTAGCTTTTGGTTCAATGTTCTCAAAGACATGGCGTGTTCACAGAATCACAAGGAAGATAAGAGTGCAAAGACGG GTGATTAAAGACATCCACTTGTTTGGAATGATCTTCGTATTCCTGTTTGTCGACAtagttatcatcattatttggTCGGCAGTGGATCCTTTGCGAAAGGATAAGAAATATCTTGAAGACAAG GCAGTTCATGAGCAAAATGCAGACGTCATTGACAGGCCTATGGTTTACTACTGTGCAATGAACAGAACTGTTATTTGGTTGCTTTTGGTGTATGGTTTCAAAGGAATTCTACTCATCTTCGGGTCATTTTTAGCGTGGGAGACTCGTAAAGTCAAGATAGCCGCGTTGAATGACTCGCATCATATAG GCATGGCTGTGTACAACGTGTTTATTGTTTGTACGATAGGAGTTCCTTTGGCAATTTACAGCGACAAGCAGGCCTATGAATTCTCTTTTTACGTTATAACAATTTCAATCTTCTTTTGTACCACTTTGACGTTATGCCTCGTCTTTGTGCCAAAG ATAAGGataatgaagaaaggaaattgtgaAGATGCAATTGAAAGATTCCCAACAAATGGCATAAAATACGAAACCAAAAACCTAAATAATTTTCGTGAAAGTTTGAATAGTGCGGAACTTCAAAAGGAGGTTAAACGACTCCGAGAATTGATAGCAAAG AGATGGAACGAGAAACGAGGGCATCAAAAGTGTCCCAGCATCTGGTTCCCCAGCCAAGTTGTATGGTCTGAAAATTATTGA
- the LOC131777112 gene encoding gamma-aminobutyric acid type B receptor subunit 2 isoform X2 produces MMRLRCIIMILWVLFHIFLLFLTPAQTKSVKSPLYVGSMAPLTGRRAWWGAGITAAMQMAFEYINNDSSILPGYELKLMANDTMGETGLGNKILYGYIKAGRPSIVLGPGRSNVALSVADTAKYWKMIQISASAESGDLSDPVTYPYFFRTIPSISSSKSTFVALAKAFNWKRVSILFYSRDMYIKAATNLKKECERNNITVLSYGSFGDTNDAENQLKHIKDLDARIIFAFLQKTTNVMCLIYKYNLYGNKYGWVIHTPDSREWWKRTFPELDCSAQQVNIAAEYSITVDHLYISKDNVSSISGLTPQQFSKAYEEFANNTSVKTSLYGPFGFDAAWLVALALKTSIEKLSESQLLNIQDFAENNASEIVKESLLTTRFTGVTGEVQLESNGDRTGKFEIFQLRGSVLDPIAFHDATKPDFLSFYNEMEFKWRTDDKSPRDQVLFKDKLIHLSEGNFIVMCVVAGMGIFVCFGFLYFNVANRHIRFIKMSSPNINNAIIVGCILSYISVVLFAIDGERLTSFTCNAKVITLDIGFTVAFGSMFSKTWRVHRITRKIRVQRRVIKDIHLFGMIFVFLFVDIVIIIIWSAVDPLRKDKKYLEDKAVHEQNADVIDRPMVYYCAMNRTVIWLLLVYGFKGILLIFGSFLAWETRKVKIAALNDSHHIGMAVYNVFIVCTIGVPLAIYSDKQAYEFSFYVITISIFFCTTLTLCLVFVPKIRIMKKGNCEDAIERFPTNGIKYETKNLNNFRESLNSAELQKEVKRLRELIAKRWNEKRGHQKCPSIWFPSQVVWSENY; encoded by the exons ATGATGCGTTTGAg gtgTATCATCATGATTTTATGGGTGCTTTTTCATATCTTCCTCTTGTTCTTAACTCCTGCACAAACAAAATCTGTCAAGTCACCATTGTATGTTGGGTCTATGGCTCCTTTAACTGGTAGGCGCGCTTGGTGGGGCGCTGGAATCACAGCTGCAATGCAAATGGCTTTTGAGTACATTAACAACGACTCCAGTATTTTACCTGGGTATGAGTTGAAATTGATGGCGAATGACACGATG GGAGAAACCGGCTTGGGCAACAAAATCCTTTATGGTTACATCAAAGCAGGCAGACCGTCAATTGTCTTAGGACCTGGCAGATCCAACGTGGCATTGTCCGTGGCAGACACTGCAAAGTATTGGAAAATGATTCAG ATTTCAGCTTCAGCTGAGAGTGGAGACCTTTCCGACCCTGTGACGTATCCTTACTTTTTTCGCACAATTCCCTCTATATCCTCATCCAAATCCACTTTTGTGGCTCTTGCAAAGGCATTTAATTGGAAGCGAGTATCGATCCTGTTTTACAGCAGAGACATGTATATTAAG GCTGCCACCAATCTTAAGAAGGAATGCGAAAGAAACAACATTACTGTCTTGTCGTACGGGAGCTTCGGGGACACCAATGATGCCGAGAACCAATTGAAGCACATCAAG GATCTTGATGCGAGAATCATTTTTGCATTCCTACAGAAGACGACGAATGTTATGTGTTTG ATCTATAAGTACAACTTGTATGGTAATAAATACGGATGGGTAATACATACTCCAGATTCACGAGAATGGTGGAAAAGAACCTTCCCAGAACTTGACTGTTCTGCACAACAAGTAAACATAGCGGCGGAGTACTCCATAACTGTTGACCATCTTTACATAAGCAAAGATAATGTGTCCTCGATATCTGGTTTG ACTCCTCAACAGTTTTCCAAGGCGTATGAAGAGTTTGCAAATAACACAAGCGTAAAAACATCACTTTATGGACCGTTTGGCTTCGACGCGGCCTGGCTGGTGGCACTTGCTTTAAAGACATCCATCGAAAAACTGTCCGAATCCCAGTTGTTGAACATCCAGGATTTTGCAGAAAATAATGCATCTGAAATTGTTAAAGAGAGTCTGCTAACGACGAGATTTACAGGGGTGACG GGTGAGGTACAACTTGAGAGCAATGGAGATAGGAcagggaaatttgaaatttttcaacttAGAG GAAGTGTACTTGATCCTATTGCCTTTCACGACGCTACAAAACCCGACTTTCTCTCCTTTTACAATGAAATGGAGTTCAAATGGAGAA CAGATGACAAGTCCCCTCGCGACCAGGTTCTCTTTAAGGACAAACTGATCCATTTATCGGAGGGGAACTTTATCGTTATGTGTGTTGTAGCTGGCATGGGGATTTTTGTCTGCTTTGGATTTCTGTACTTTAACGTTGCCAATAGACACATAAG GTTCATCAAGATGTCCAGTCCTAACATCAACAATGCAATTATTGTTGGTTGTATCTTATCCTACATTTCTGTTGTCTTATTCGCCATCGATGGAGAACGTCTTACCAGCTTTACTTGCAAC GCCAAAGTAATAACCTTGGACATCGGTTTCACAGTAGCTTTTGGTTCAATGTTCTCAAAGACATGGCGTGTTCACAGAATCACAAGGAAGATAAGAGTGCAAAGACGG GTGATTAAAGACATCCACTTGTTTGGAATGATCTTCGTATTCCTGTTTGTCGACAtagttatcatcattatttggTCGGCAGTGGATCCTTTGCGAAAGGATAAGAAATATCTTGAAGACAAG GCAGTTCATGAGCAAAATGCAGACGTCATTGACAGGCCTATGGTTTACTACTGTGCAATGAACAGAACTGTTATTTGGTTGCTTTTGGTGTATGGTTTCAAAGGAATTCTACTCATCTTCGGGTCATTTTTAGCGTGGGAGACTCGTAAAGTCAAGATAGCCGCGTTGAATGACTCGCATCATATAG GCATGGCTGTGTACAACGTGTTTATTGTTTGTACGATAGGAGTTCCTTTGGCAATTTACAGCGACAAGCAGGCCTATGAATTCTCTTTTTACGTTATAACAATTTCAATCTTCTTTTGTACCACTTTGACGTTATGCCTCGTCTTTGTGCCAAAG ATAAGGataatgaagaaaggaaattgtgaAGATGCAATTGAAAGATTCCCAACAAATGGCATAAAATACGAAACCAAAAACCTAAATAATTTTCGTGAAAGTTTGAATAGTGCGGAACTTCAAAAGGAGGTTAAACGACTCCGAGAATTGATAGCAAAG AGATGGAACGAGAAACGAGGGCATCAAAAGTGTCCCAGCATCTGGTTCCCCAGCCAAGTTGTATGGTCTGAAAATTATTGA